The Ensifer adhaerens genome contains a region encoding:
- a CDS encoding IclR family transcriptional regulator: MSTIGKALTLLDTISRLEKEAGLSDIARHCALDKATTRRFLVELEKHGFVEQDPETRRYRLGGAPVRLARIRETRFPYLSVATPFARELANLTGETVHLSEHAAGRLSTIHVEDSQRAHRVIVDVGSILPFHATASGLGFLAFCPQKDIDAALSAPLKAFTDHTLTDPAALRQTLGETLRRGYSICHHGLETGVVSVAAPIRAPGSLPVGAIAVAAPATRAEKETVEQMGRAVMATARRISERLFGLEQVAADPLARRAG; this comes from the coding sequence ATGAGCACCATCGGTAAGGCCCTGACCTTGCTCGACACGATCTCGCGCCTGGAGAAGGAAGCGGGTTTGAGCGACATCGCCAGGCATTGCGCGCTGGACAAGGCGACCACGCGGCGCTTTCTGGTCGAACTGGAAAAACACGGTTTCGTCGAACAGGATCCGGAAACGCGGCGCTATCGCCTCGGCGGTGCACCGGTGCGCCTTGCCCGCATCCGCGAGACGCGTTTTCCCTATCTGAGCGTTGCGACGCCCTTCGCCCGGGAACTGGCAAACCTCACCGGCGAGACGGTCCATCTTTCTGAACACGCAGCGGGACGGCTCTCGACCATCCATGTGGAAGACTCGCAGCGGGCGCACCGGGTCATCGTCGATGTCGGCAGCATCCTGCCCTTCCATGCGACTGCATCCGGCCTCGGCTTTCTTGCCTTCTGCCCGCAGAAGGACATCGACGCAGCCCTGTCGGCGCCACTGAAGGCGTTCACCGATCACACGCTGACCGACCCGGCAGCCCTGCGCCAGACGCTCGGCGAAACCCTGCGGCGCGGTTACTCGATCTGTCATCACGGGCTTGAAACCGGTGTCGTCAGCGTCGCCGCGCCGATCCGCGCGCCGGGCAGCCTACCGGTTGGGGCCATCGCCGTCGCAGCGCCTGCGACGCGCGCGGAAAAGGAGACGGTGGAGCAGATGGGTCGTGCCGTCATGGCCACGGCGCGGCGCATTTCCGAAAGACTTTTCGGGTTGGAGCAGGTTGCTGCCGATCCGCTGGCAAGGAGGGCCGGCTGA
- a CDS encoding phosphotransferase enzyme family protein, protein MSADLPKPYRDALDDRARQALAHWGVADQRPELLKYRENAVFRVSLADGRPAALRLHRAGYHGEAALRSELQWMAALRDGGLAVPQPIATRDGQLLVALPGEGTFGAQHADIIDWMDGDPLGESGKPLSLSPERLVAIFSALGASMARMHNLADHWTPPTGFWRAAWDEEGLLGDRPLWDRFWDCAGLSGAQVAGLSALRRDLRQRLATLPTPAKDFGLIHADLVRENVLVDAAGVKFIDFDDAGFGYRLFDLATALLKNRREPTYEMIAAALISGYRSVRDLSDVALSALPLFLVLRSLTYIGWFAERPELPGARERVVRYAGETLALASELGFA, encoded by the coding sequence ATGTCGGCCGATTTGCCCAAACCTTATCGCGATGCGCTCGACGACCGGGCGCGTCAGGCACTCGCCCATTGGGGGGTGGCCGACCAACGGCCGGAGCTGCTGAAATACCGGGAGAATGCGGTGTTTCGCGTTAGCCTCGCCGATGGTCGCCCGGCAGCGCTGCGGCTGCACCGTGCCGGATATCATGGCGAAGCTGCGCTCCGCTCGGAACTGCAATGGATGGCGGCCCTCCGCGATGGCGGGCTGGCGGTGCCACAGCCGATCGCCACCCGGGACGGACAGCTGCTCGTCGCCTTGCCGGGAGAAGGCACGTTTGGCGCGCAGCATGCCGATATCATCGACTGGATGGATGGGGATCCACTGGGCGAAAGTGGAAAGCCATTGTCCCTTTCGCCCGAAAGGCTGGTCGCGATTTTCTCGGCGCTCGGCGCCTCGATGGCGAGAATGCACAATCTTGCCGACCACTGGACACCGCCCACGGGCTTCTGGCGCGCGGCCTGGGACGAAGAAGGCCTGCTTGGAGACCGTCCGCTCTGGGACCGGTTCTGGGATTGCGCGGGACTTTCTGGGGCACAAGTGGCAGGACTTTCGGCGTTGCGCCGTGACCTTCGACAACGCCTCGCGACGCTGCCGACGCCGGCTAAGGATTTTGGGTTGATCCACGCGGATCTCGTGCGTGAGAACGTACTGGTCGACGCAGCGGGGGTAAAATTTATCGATTTCGACGATGCGGGTTTCGGCTACCGCCTGTTCGATCTCGCGACCGCGCTTTTGAAGAACCGGCGCGAACCCACGTATGAAATGATCGCGGCGGCCCTGATATCAGGTTACCGCAGTGTCCGTGACCTTTCGGACGTAGCGCTCTCCGCGCTGCCGCTGTTCCTCGTGCTTCGCAGCCTCACCTATATCGGCTGGTTTGCCGAACGGCCGGAGCTGCCGGGCGCACGCGAACGCGTCGTTCGCTACGCCGGCGAAACGCTGGCGCTTGCAAGCGAGCTCGGGTTTGCATGA
- a CDS encoding aspartate aminotransferase family protein, with protein MADNADLIARRERLLGRNMSLFYEEPVHLVRGEGVWLFDADGRRYLDCYNNVPHVGHCHPRVTEAIARQASTLNTHTRYLHEGILDYVGRLTATFDESLDTAILTCTGSEANDVALRMAQAVTGKTGVIATDHTYHGNTAAVSQLSTRMPPVGGFGGHVRHVPAPDSYRPLGGEPGAAFAAAFTAKVEDAIAALEQGPHGFSALIIDPFFANEGFAELPSGFLDGAIAAVRKAGGLVIADEVQPGFGRTGGHMWGHQKAGFVPDIVTLGKPMGNGHPIGGVVAGAETLNVFRKAFRYFNTFGGNPVSCAAAMAVLDVIKDEKLIENAANVGAYAKEGLARLADKHGLIGNIRGSGLFFGAELVTDRAEKTPASALATKVINDMRERGVLMGKLGIHQCTTKIRPPMPFARDNADLMLSTLDDVLSGL; from the coding sequence ATGGCCGACAACGCGGATCTGATTGCACGCCGCGAGCGGCTGCTCGGGCGCAACATGTCGCTCTTCTACGAGGAGCCGGTGCATCTCGTGCGCGGCGAGGGTGTCTGGCTTTTCGACGCCGACGGTCGCCGCTATCTCGACTGCTATAACAATGTGCCGCATGTCGGCCATTGCCATCCGCGGGTGACCGAGGCGATTGCCAGGCAGGCCTCGACGCTCAACACTCACACCCGCTATCTGCACGAAGGCATTCTCGACTATGTCGGGCGGCTGACCGCCACCTTCGATGAAAGCCTCGATACGGCGATCCTGACCTGCACCGGCAGCGAGGCGAACGACGTAGCGCTGCGCATGGCCCAGGCCGTGACCGGCAAGACAGGCGTAATCGCCACCGACCACACCTATCACGGCAACACCGCGGCCGTGTCGCAGCTTTCGACCCGCATGCCGCCGGTCGGCGGCTTCGGTGGCCATGTGCGGCACGTGCCGGCACCCGACAGCTACCGGCCGCTTGGCGGCGAGCCAGGTGCCGCCTTTGCCGCGGCCTTCACCGCCAAGGTGGAAGATGCGATCGCCGCACTTGAGCAAGGCCCGCACGGTTTCTCTGCGCTGATCATCGATCCCTTCTTCGCCAACGAAGGTTTTGCTGAACTGCCCTCGGGCTTCCTCGACGGCGCTATCGCCGCCGTCAGAAAAGCCGGCGGCCTCGTGATCGCCGACGAAGTCCAGCCGGGCTTCGGCCGCACCGGCGGACATATGTGGGGACACCAGAAGGCCGGGTTCGTGCCCGACATCGTCACGCTTGGAAAGCCGATGGGCAACGGCCACCCGATCGGCGGTGTCGTTGCAGGCGCCGAGACACTCAACGTCTTCAGGAAGGCGTTCCGCTACTTCAACACCTTCGGCGGCAATCCGGTCTCCTGTGCCGCAGCCATGGCGGTGCTCGACGTGATCAAAGACGAGAAGTTGATCGAGAATGCCGCCAATGTCGGAGCCTATGCCAAGGAGGGTCTCGCTCGACTTGCCGACAAACATGGCTTGATCGGTAACATCAGGGGGAGCGGCCTGTTCTTCGGCGCCGAACTCGTCACCGATCGCGCCGAAAAGACGCCGGCAAGCGCGCTCGCGACCAAAGTGATCAATGACATGCGCGAACGCGGCGTGCTGATGGGCAAGCTCGGCATTCATCAATGCACGACAAAAATCCGTCCGCCGATGCCGTTTGCTCGAGACAATGCGGATTTGATGCTGTCGACGCTCGACGACGTGCTTTCGGGCCTGTGA
- a CDS encoding aspartate aminotransferase family protein translates to MRETNFLIENNARHLWHPMAHPAEMQATPPRIINAGEGVEIVDIHGKKVLDAVGGLWNVNLGYSCEPVKEAIRRQLDDLPYYSTFRGTTNSPLIELSYELAEWFREDGLTRSFFTSGGSDSVETCLRLARQYHKLNGQPERTKFVALKKGYHGTHFGGASVNGNANFRRNYEPLLPGVYHLPAPYTYRNPFDTTDGAVIAKAIARLFEDEIAFQGADTIAALIMEPVLGAGGVIVPHENFMPLMRDICDRHGILLIADEVITAFGRTGAWTGSRLWGVKPDFMSTAKAITNGYYPFGAVMIADKVAQVFESNKTAAGSIGHGYTYSGHPVGAAAALATLKETRKQNVAANAKARGEELIAGLEALKDRHELIGDLRGKGLMCAIELVSDREKKSGAAKDVVQKVQDVTYDAGVMVRTSGANVILSPPLIITANDVARILTALDTGLSAARG, encoded by the coding sequence ATGCGCGAAACCAACTTCCTCATCGAGAACAATGCCCGCCACCTCTGGCATCCGATGGCGCATCCGGCCGAGATGCAGGCGACGCCGCCGCGCATCATCAATGCCGGCGAAGGCGTCGAGATCGTCGACATCCACGGCAAGAAGGTGCTCGATGCGGTTGGCGGGCTCTGGAACGTCAATCTCGGCTATTCCTGCGAACCGGTGAAGGAGGCGATCCGCCGTCAGCTCGACGACCTGCCCTATTATTCGACCTTTCGCGGCACCACAAATTCGCCGCTGATCGAGCTTTCCTACGAGCTCGCCGAATGGTTCCGCGAGGATGGGCTGACGCGCTCGTTCTTTACCTCGGGCGGCTCGGACTCCGTCGAGACCTGCCTGCGCCTTGCCCGCCAGTACCACAAGCTCAATGGCCAGCCGGAGCGCACCAAGTTCGTCGCGCTGAAGAAGGGCTATCACGGCACCCATTTCGGCGGAGCCTCCGTCAACGGCAACGCCAATTTCCGCCGCAACTACGAGCCGCTTTTGCCCGGCGTCTACCATCTGCCGGCGCCCTACACCTATCGTAACCCCTTCGACACGACCGATGGCGCCGTTATCGCCAAGGCGATCGCCCGGCTCTTCGAAGACGAGATCGCCTTCCAGGGGGCCGATACGATTGCTGCCCTGATCATGGAGCCGGTGCTTGGTGCCGGCGGCGTGATCGTGCCGCACGAAAACTTCATGCCGCTGATGCGCGACATCTGCGACCGTCACGGCATTCTGCTGATCGCCGACGAGGTGATCACCGCCTTCGGTCGCACCGGCGCCTGGACCGGCTCGCGCCTCTGGGGCGTGAAGCCCGATTTCATGTCGACCGCCAAGGCGATCACCAACGGCTACTATCCCTTCGGCGCCGTCATGATCGCCGACAAGGTTGCGCAAGTCTTCGAGAGCAACAAGACCGCCGCCGGCTCGATCGGCCACGGCTACACCTATTCCGGCCATCCGGTCGGTGCTGCGGCAGCACTCGCGACGCTGAAGGAAACGCGCAAGCAGAACGTGGCGGCCAACGCCAAGGCGCGCGGCGAGGAACTGATCGCCGGTCTCGAAGCGCTGAAGGACCGGCACGAATTGATTGGCGACCTGCGCGGCAAGGGGCTGATGTGTGCGATCGAGCTTGTCTCCGACCGCGAGAAGAAATCCGGCGCGGCGAAGGACGTCGTGCAGAAGGTTCAGGACGTGACCTATGATGCCGGGGTCATGGTGCGCACCTCCGGTGCCAACGTCATCCTGTCGCCACCGCTGATCATCACCGCAAACGATGTCGCCCGCATTCTGACGGCGCTCGACACCGGCCTCTCCGCGGCACGAGGATAA
- a CDS encoding Tm-1-like ATP-binding domain-containing protein — translation MNAMNRLPNILVVGTGDTKCDELQFMASVIREAGGLPVMMDVSILGDPPYQPEYSRHDIADAAGVTIEAIAASGDEHSAMALMAAGAATLTRSLYEAGQADGVIILGGSMGTDLALDVAAALPLGVPKFIVSTIAYSHLLPPERIAPDLMMILWAGGLYGLNGICRSVLSQACGAVVGAARFGTKPDGSRPLIGMTSLGSSCLRYMKYLKPELERRGYDVAVFHATGMGGRAFEAIAAQKGFTAVFDFCIQEVSNHHHGTVVTSGPDRLENAGRSGIPQIVAPGAVDMVDLPAWQPVPEAFADRPYHAHNRLLGSVTTSSEGRREIARVIGSKLRDSSAEVAFILPLRGIQEWDQPGEPLHEPEALDAFVGEMRRQIPERVALHEVDNHINAPEFSKAALAIFDDWVARGIVPEGRP, via the coding sequence ATGAATGCAATGAACCGTCTCCCCAACATCCTCGTCGTGGGTACGGGAGACACCAAATGCGACGAACTCCAGTTCATGGCGTCCGTCATCCGCGAAGCCGGCGGACTGCCCGTGATGATGGATGTCAGCATTCTCGGCGATCCACCCTATCAGCCGGAATATTCCCGTCATGACATTGCCGACGCCGCCGGTGTCACCATCGAAGCGATTGCGGCAAGCGGCGACGAGCATAGCGCCATGGCGCTGATGGCGGCCGGTGCCGCTACCCTCACCCGCTCGCTTTACGAGGCCGGCCAGGCCGATGGCGTCATCATCCTTGGCGGCTCGATGGGCACCGATCTGGCGCTCGACGTCGCCGCAGCACTGCCGCTCGGCGTGCCGAAATTCATCGTCTCGACCATCGCCTACTCGCACCTGCTGCCGCCGGAACGCATTGCGCCGGACCTGATGATGATCCTTTGGGCCGGTGGTCTCTACGGCCTCAACGGCATCTGCCGTTCGGTGCTCTCGCAGGCCTGCGGCGCGGTCGTGGGTGCTGCCCGCTTCGGCACGAAGCCGGACGGATCGCGACCGCTGATCGGCATGACCTCGCTCGGCTCGAGCTGCCTCAGATACATGAAGTACCTGAAGCCGGAACTGGAACGCCGGGGTTATGACGTCGCCGTCTTCCACGCGACCGGCATGGGCGGACGCGCCTTCGAGGCGATCGCCGCGCAGAAGGGTTTTACCGCCGTCTTCGACTTCTGCATCCAGGAGGTCAGCAACCATCATCATGGTACCGTTGTGACGTCAGGGCCCGACCGTCTGGAGAATGCCGGGCGATCCGGTATTCCGCAGATCGTGGCGCCCGGTGCGGTCGATATGGTCGACCTGCCGGCCTGGCAGCCTGTCCCGGAAGCCTTTGCCGACCGCCCCTACCACGCCCACAATCGGCTGCTCGGCTCGGTGACCACATCGTCCGAAGGGCGGCGCGAGATCGCGCGCGTGATCGGCAGCAAGCTCAGGGATAGCAGCGCCGAGGTCGCCTTCATCCTGCCGCTTCGGGGCATCCAGGAATGGGACCAGCCGGGCGAGCCCTTGCATGAGCCCGAAGCGCTCGACGCTTTCGTTGGCGAGATGCGCCGGCAGATCCCGGAACGCGTCGCCCTGCACGAAGTCGACAACCACATCAACGCCCCGGAATTCTCGAAGGCAGCCCTCGCGATCTTCGACGACTGGGTGGCGCGCGGCATCGTGCCCGAGGGCCGGCCATGA
- the hpaE gene encoding 5-carboxymethyl-2-hydroxymuconate semialdehyde dehydrogenase: MSKLDENLAKAERYLARFKSEGVLNHINGEAVPALDGETFETISPVDLKPLAKIARGKASDIDRAAKAAKAAFADWAAMPGEARKKLLHKIADAIVARAEEIAFVECMDTGQSLKFMAKAALRGAENFRFFADRAPEARDGKVLRGGNQINMTTRVPIGPVGIITPWNTPFMLSTWKIAPALAAGCTIVHKPAEFSPLTARLLVEIAEEAGLPKGVWNLVNGFGEDAGRALTEHPAIKAIGFVGESRTGSMIMKQGADTLKRVHFELGGKNPVIVFADADLERAADAAVFMIYSLNGERCTSSSRLLVEESIYDRFTALVAEKAKRIKVGHPLDPETVVGPLIHPVHEKKVLDYIRIGREEGATVAAGGEKFAGPGGGCYVSPTLFTGANNSMRIAQEEIFGPVLTAIPFKDEADALSLANDTQYGLTGYLWTSDVTRAFRFTDHLEAGMIWVNSENVRHLPTPFGGVKSSGIGRDGGDWSFDFYMETKNIAFASSAHAIAKLGG, translated from the coding sequence ATGTCCAAGCTCGACGAAAACCTCGCCAAGGCGGAACGTTATCTCGCCCGCTTCAAGAGCGAGGGCGTGCTCAACCACATCAACGGCGAAGCGGTGCCGGCACTTGACGGTGAGACCTTCGAGACGATTTCGCCTGTTGATCTGAAACCGCTTGCGAAGATCGCCCGCGGCAAGGCTTCGGACATCGACCGCGCTGCAAAAGCCGCGAAGGCTGCCTTTGCCGATTGGGCCGCTATGCCCGGCGAAGCGCGCAAGAAGCTCCTGCACAAAATAGCCGATGCGATCGTCGCCCGCGCCGAGGAGATCGCCTTCGTCGAGTGCATGGATACCGGACAGTCGCTGAAGTTCATGGCCAAGGCGGCGCTGCGCGGTGCGGAAAACTTCCGCTTCTTCGCCGACCGGGCACCGGAAGCGCGCGACGGCAAGGTGCTGCGCGGCGGCAACCAGATCAACATGACCACGCGCGTGCCGATCGGCCCGGTCGGCATCATCACGCCGTGGAACACCCCCTTCATGCTGTCGACCTGGAAGATCGCGCCGGCACTTGCCGCCGGCTGCACGATCGTCCACAAGCCGGCGGAGTTCTCGCCGCTGACCGCACGGCTTCTGGTCGAGATCGCCGAGGAAGCCGGGCTGCCGAAGGGCGTGTGGAACCTTGTCAACGGTTTCGGCGAGGATGCCGGCCGGGCGCTGACCGAACACCCCGCCATCAAGGCGATCGGCTTCGTCGGCGAAAGCCGCACCGGCTCGATGATCATGAAGCAGGGCGCCGACACGCTGAAGCGCGTTCACTTCGAGCTTGGCGGCAAGAACCCGGTCATCGTCTTTGCCGACGCCGATCTCGAACGAGCCGCCGATGCCGCCGTCTTCATGATCTATTCGCTGAACGGCGAACGCTGCACCTCGTCGTCTCGGCTTCTCGTCGAAGAGAGCATCTATGATCGCTTCACGGCGCTCGTCGCCGAGAAGGCCAAGCGCATCAAGGTCGGCCACCCGCTTGATCCGGAAACCGTCGTCGGCCCGCTCATCCATCCGGTGCACGAGAAGAAGGTGCTCGACTATATCCGCATCGGCCGCGAGGAAGGTGCGACGGTTGCGGCCGGCGGCGAGAAATTCGCGGGGCCAGGCGGCGGCTGCTACGTCAGCCCGACGCTCTTCACCGGGGCCAACAACAGTATGCGCATCGCCCAGGAAGAGATCTTCGGGCCGGTACTCACCGCAATCCCGTTCAAGGACGAGGCGGATGCGCTTTCGCTTGCCAATGACACTCAATACGGTCTGACCGGCTACCTCTGGACCTCGGATGTCACCCGCGCCTTCCGCTTTACCGATCATCTCGAGGCCGGGATGATCTGGGTGAACTCGGAGAACGTGCGCCACCTGCCGACGCCCTTCGGCGGGGTCAAGAGTTCGGGCATCGGCCGCGACGGCGGCGACTGGTCGTTCGATTTCTACATGGAAACCAAGAACATCGCCTTTGCCAGCTCGGCGCATGCGATCGCCAAGCTCGGCGGCTGA
- the hpaR gene encoding homoprotocatechuate degradation operon regulator HpaR: protein MSDRTPMSREKTPDDLGHDALLPHNTRRSLPIALLRAREAVMAHFRPMLARHDITEQQWRVIRILAEAGRVDASEMADKAFILAPSLTRIIRSLEERGLITKHKDADDGRRVLLEIAPEGMRVIADVSPESRAIYEELETRYGRERVEVLLDMLDELATLND, encoded by the coding sequence ATGTCGGATAGAACGCCCATGAGCCGCGAGAAAACTCCTGATGACCTCGGTCACGACGCCCTTTTGCCGCACAACACGCGCCGGTCGCTGCCGATAGCGCTGTTGCGCGCACGTGAAGCGGTCATGGCGCATTTCCGCCCGATGCTGGCGCGTCACGACATTACAGAGCAGCAATGGCGCGTGATCCGCATCCTTGCCGAGGCCGGCCGGGTCGATGCGTCCGAAATGGCCGACAAGGCCTTCATACTGGCGCCGAGCCTCACACGCATCATCCGCTCGCTTGAAGAGCGTGGCCTGATCACCAAGCACAAGGACGCCGACGACGGCAGGCGCGTGCTTCTGGAGATTGCACCCGAGGGCATGCGGGTGATCGCCGACGTCAGCCCAGAGAGCCGCGCGATCTACGAGGAACTCGAGACCCGTTACGGCCGCGAACGCGTCGAAGTTCTGCTCGACATGCTCGATGAGCTTGCGACCCTTAACGACTGA
- the hpaD gene encoding 3,4-dihydroxyphenylacetate 2,3-dioxygenase yields MPLPKPNLYPPFNIVRLSHVELAVTDLAKSRAFYVDVLGLQVTDETADTIYLRAMEERGHHCIILKKSATAEARDLGFKVYGDEDLEKAAHFFRGKDLPVEWIERPYQSRTFRTRDPQGIPLEFYSKMDRLPPIHQKYALYRGVKPLRIDHFNCFSPNVDEAVGFYNEIGFRVTEYTADEETGRLWAAWTHRKGGVHDIAFTNGRGPRLHHTAFWVPTPLNIIDLLDLMSTSGWLANIERGPGRHGISNAFFLYVRDPDGHRIEIYCSDYQTVDPDLEPIKWDLKDPQRQTLWGAPAPKSWFEEGSAFAGAEAKDSILKAQPIVAP; encoded by the coding sequence ATGCCCTTGCCGAAACCGAACCTTTACCCGCCCTTCAACATCGTGCGGCTGAGCCATGTGGAACTCGCCGTCACCGACCTCGCCAAGTCCCGCGCCTTCTATGTGGACGTGCTCGGTCTGCAGGTCACCGACGAGACGGCGGACACGATCTATCTGAGGGCCATGGAGGAGCGCGGCCACCACTGCATCATCCTCAAGAAATCGGCGACTGCAGAAGCGCGTGACCTCGGCTTCAAGGTCTACGGCGACGAGGATCTGGAAAAGGCGGCGCACTTCTTCAGGGGAAAGGACCTGCCGGTCGAGTGGATTGAGCGCCCTTACCAGTCGCGCACCTTCCGCACCCGTGATCCGCAGGGCATCCCGCTCGAATTCTATTCGAAGATGGACCGCCTGCCGCCGATCCACCAGAAGTATGCGCTTTACCGCGGCGTGAAGCCGCTGCGCATCGACCACTTCAACTGCTTCTCGCCCAATGTCGACGAAGCGGTCGGCTTCTACAACGAGATCGGCTTTCGGGTTACGGAATACACTGCCGACGAGGAAACCGGCCGGCTCTGGGCGGCCTGGACCCATCGCAAGGGCGGCGTGCACGACATTGCCTTTACCAACGGCCGCGGGCCGCGCCTGCATCACACCGCCTTCTGGGTGCCAACGCCGCTCAACATCATCGACCTGCTCGACCTGATGTCGACCTCTGGCTGGCTTGCCAACATCGAGCGCGGCCCCGGTCGGCATGGCATCTCCAACGCCTTCTTCCTCTATGTCCGTGACCCGGATGGCCACCGCATCGAGATCTATTGCTCCGATTACCAGACCGTCGACCCGGACCTCGAACCGATCAAATGGGACCTGAAGGACCCGCAGCGCCAGACCCTCTGGGGCGCGCCGGCACCGAAATCCTGGTTCGAGGAAGGCAGCGCCTTTGCCGGCGCCGAAGCGAAGGACTCCATCCTCAAGGCACAACCGATCGTCGCGCCCTGA
- a CDS encoding 5-carboxymethyl-2-hydroxymuconate Delta-isomerase has protein sequence MPHLTIEYSGNLDGRVDFAKLCRTIHATILGTGLFELGAVRVRTIRSADYAIADLLPENGFIDLSFRIGRGRTEAEKKATGDAIFKAVSDELSALFATPHFALSLEIREIDPELSWKKNAIHPRLRGSKG, from the coding sequence ATGCCGCATCTGACAATCGAATATTCGGGCAATCTCGACGGCCGCGTCGACTTTGCAAAGCTGTGCCGCACGATCCACGCGACCATCCTCGGCACCGGCCTGTTCGAGCTCGGCGCCGTCAGGGTGCGCACGATCCGCAGCGCCGACTATGCGATCGCCGACCTCTTGCCGGAAAACGGCTTCATCGACCTGTCCTTTCGTATCGGCCGCGGCCGCACCGAAGCCGAGAAGAAGGCCACGGGCGACGCCATCTTCAAGGCCGTGAGCGACGAGCTTTCAGCGCTCTTCGCCACGCCGCATTTTGCCCTCAGCCTTGAGATCCGCGAGATCGACCCGGAACTGAGCTGGAAGAAAAACGCCATTCACCCCCGGCTGCGCGGCTCCAAAGGCTGA
- a CDS encoding HAD family hydrolase, whose amino-acid sequence MTDKALILDFGGVVTRTLFETHDVTERALGLQPGTLTWRGPFDPATDPLWAAMQRREITERDYWTTRTREVGHLLGEDWTDMKTFVQRARGAEPELVLRPEARAAILTAHRAGIRLAILSNELDLFYGVAFRERFPLIELFETIVDATYTQILKPDPRAYELVLSQLNLPSEACVFVDDQLKNIEGARAVGLPHVHFDVTRPAESYARALQMLGLELTGA is encoded by the coding sequence ATGACCGACAAGGCGCTGATCCTCGATTTCGGCGGCGTCGTCACCCGCACGCTGTTTGAGACCCACGACGTCACCGAGCGCGCGCTCGGGCTTCAGCCCGGCACGCTCACATGGCGCGGCCCTTTCGACCCAGCGACCGATCCGCTCTGGGCTGCCATGCAGCGGCGCGAGATCACCGAGCGGGACTACTGGACGACGCGCACACGCGAGGTCGGGCACCTGCTCGGCGAGGACTGGACCGACATGAAGACCTTCGTGCAACGCGCCCGCGGAGCCGAACCGGAACTGGTGCTCCGCCCGGAAGCACGCGCAGCGATCCTCACCGCCCACAGGGCCGGTATCCGCCTTGCGATCCTCTCCAACGAACTCGACCTCTTCTATGGCGTCGCGTTCCGCGAGCGTTTCCCGCTGATCGAGCTTTTCGAGACGATCGTCGACGCCACCTACACCCAAATCCTGAAGCCCGATCCGCGCGCCTACGAGCTGGTGCTGAGCCAGCTCAATTTGCCGAGCGAGGCCTGCGTCTTCGTGGATGACCAATTGAAGAACATCGAGGGTGCGCGGGCCGTCGGCCTGCCTCACGTCCATTTCGACGTCACCCGACCCGCTGAAAGCTATGCCCGGGCGCTTCAGATGCTCGGCCTCGAACTGACAGGAGCATGA